The genome window AGAAACAATGAGAAATGTGACTCTCTGAGTGAGATTTGGCCCATGTATACCACCAACAGTTAATGAAAACATCGTATGGCAAGAGGCAGTTTGAGATCTCTGCTCCAGTCTAGCtcacttgtatttttatttctctgtacaTCCCCGTGGCCTTGTCAGATCCCTGAGTTGGGGAAGGATGGAAAGGGAGAGCTGTGCTTGGAGGGCATCACTTGAGTGGGATAAGGTCCTTTAAGGTCACAGCTGTTTGCCAGGGAAAGCACAGATTGGTCACTGATGTGTAATAAAGTACTCCCTGTAGTTCCCCATACAATGTAGCATTGGTTCTCATAccctaactttttttttttttcctggttttgctttggtttccacattttttgttgccttttttatGGTCTACTAAACATTTCTATTCAAGTCTTACCACCTTTCCTTTCAGTTGGTAACCTGACTGGCGTGGCTCCTCCTTCCTTTTAGCTCCACCCTCCCTGGGAAGACCTACAAAAACATTCTGGCTCGTCTTCAGTTCTTATCATCTGTTTGGGATAGTTTTCACGTGTGGATGCATCTTGTTCTACTCCCCATTTCTATGGAATGAGCTCTGCATCAGGAGTACATAAATCCCTGGCAGTGCTAtccatccagcctggaactTTTTAAagcttacaaaaaaaatcaagcttgTCCACTTTGCTAAACATATTCCTTTTCACTTCTAGGTCCTCCTATAGAGCCCCTGGAGCCAACCAGGCCTTTACCGACTCTCCCTGTTCGCAGAATTCACTCCACTTCAGAAAGAAAGCATGAGAGACAGCCACGACCTCCCAGTCCCCCTCTGGGTGATAGgccagctctccctggctcCAAACCAAACATCTGTGATGGCAACTTTAATACTGTGGCTCTGTTTAGAggagaaatgtttgttttcaaggTACTAAGAATTCCCCCTTACCCATGAGTCTTcccttcattttatttctggagaAGGTTAATAGAAATATTTGGTAGTAAGATTTGAAATGTCTGTGAAAATAGCTCTGTTTCTCCGAGGGTGATGACTGAGCAATATTGAAAGGAAGTGTGAGCAGATTGGCTCTGTAATATTTGGAAACAGTGCCTGATGGGATTTACAAAATGCCCAGGCATCCTGTGCTCCAAAATGTGAACTGGGTGCATTGGCAGAGAATTCAGATGCCACCAAGCGTGAGAGGAGCCACCTGTAAAGCCAGGAAGCAGTACCAGTACCATGGGTAACTGTAGAGTCCTGGAGtgggttgggttgggagggagcTTAAAGACCACCTTGgtccaccccctgccatggacagggacaccttccactagagcaaGTGCCATCCAAGCTGGTCTgaaacactttcagggatgggacagtCATGGCTTCTCTGGGAGCAAGCCTCATTGCCTCAGAGGTGACATGCATGGAACTGGGGCTTTGGGAGCACTCAGCCTAGGAGAGTTTGAGTCAACTTTTCTTGTCAACTACAGCCCTTTGCTCAATAACTCATTAGAGTACCTTAAATATGGATATCcatgatcccattcccaaaataCCAGTAGCTTTCACTCTTCCCAATGGGTGTGAAGTGTGGAAAGGGACATATTGAAGGTTATTAAATGGACAAATCACATCAGTTGCAGAAGATTCATGAAATGGAACTAGTTGAAGGTTGGGATGGTGTCTGGGAGGTCTCAAATGTTCTGTCCTGCTCACGCTCATCCCTGAGCATCCACTGCAGCTTTAACTGAATATCTAAAGGGATATTTCATAACTCCTTTGTGCCTTTAAACCTTGTGTGTTTCACACAGTCACCAGGTGATGTTCAGGCTGTCTGGCTCTCCTGGGCTCTGAGAGCTGAGCTTCAACTGAACCAGAACTAACGTGACACCTCAGTGACAAGATATGGGGAGGTCACAATGCTTACAGCTGTGGACTTGCTTCccccctgctccttttccctctccctctttccaCACTTTTTCACAGCACCATCAGTCAGTGTCTCCCCCTCTGGGCTGCCATCTTTCCCCCGCAGCACTTCCCGCACTGGAGACAGTGCTGGACTGGGTTGGAGCTGTCACCTGAAGCAGGACTTGTGTCTGTAATGGTTGTGGGGCCTAGGCAAGGATTAGCAGTGCTGGATGCTGGACCCAGCCAGGTCTGACTGCAAGACAAAAGTACTCAGTCTCAAGAGGCTTCTGATTTCCTCAGGATCGCTGGTTCTGGCGCCTGCGCAACAACCGGGTGCAGGAGGGGTATCCCATGCAGATTGAGCAGTTCTGGAAGGGCCTCCCCGCAAAGATCGACGCAGCCTACGAGCGCTCTGATGGCAAATTCGTTTTCTTCAAAGGTACAGTACAGTTCAGTAGGAACCAACCACTCCTGCCTCACCCCTGGCTGCTTTTATGGCATGAAAATGGTGAAAACAGGTATGCTGCACCCTTGCCCTTTTCCAAGGGGGCACTTCAAGCAGCCACTGATCTTTAAAATGGGCTGGCCTTGCCAGGACAATCTCTCTATAGAGTTAATATCAGTTAGGGGAAGTTGGCTTTCATGTGATAAAAAGAAATggctccttttttccccagggagTGTCAGTCCCCTGCTTATCTCCTTGAGCACCTTTTGCCAGGGCATTGAGGCCTCTCCAGGTGCAGGGCACTCCCACACCTCATTTCTGGACAATTGTCTCCTAAAGAGACAAAATGACCAACCTTGTGCTGGGGCCCACTTTAGTTCCTTGTATGGTGGCAGTGCATGAACAGGATCCTGTAACTTGAGAGCAAATTGTGAGCAAGGAAGGGTGGCTGGAAAGCATGGCAGGTACAAAACCACAGTACCTGGACTTCTGGGTTTGTGTCTGCAGCTTCAGTACCTCAGCTTTCTAAACTGTACTAAAACTTGAGAGGCTCGGTGAAAGGCaacagaaatttctgaaaagcttGGGCTGATCAACACCTCGGCCTGAGCAAAAGATGGCAGACAGGGGATGAGACAAGTCTTTGAAATCACGACTGGCATGAGAAGGTAAATGGGAAAGGGCTGTTCAACAGCTCTCCCAAAACAAGAGCACCAGATAAATAAGGTTCTGGTTTCAAAATGAAGTGGAGGAGCAGCTTTTTCACAGATGACAGTTAAGACTGGAAGCACTCAATACACTGTGGTTCACTGCAGTTAGTTTAAGTTTGTGTTGATCCAACTCCTAAcaggtttgtttgttgtttgtgtCCCCACTCACCTCTAGGAGATAAGTACTGGGTTTTTAAGGAGGTGACGGCAGAGCCAGGCTACCCCCACAGCCTGgtggagctgggcagctgcCTGCCCCGGGAGGGCATCGACACGGCGCTGCGCTGGGAGCCCGTGGGCAAAACCTACTTCTTCAAAGGGGACAGGTACTGGAGGTACAACGAGGACAAGAGAGCCACGGACCCAGGATACCCAAAGCCCATCACTGTGTGGAGAGGAGTCCCTCAGGCTCCACAGGGGGCTTTCATCAGCAAGGAAGGCTGTACGTGTCTGCAGTCGTGACCCCTGTTAGGTCGGGAAGAGCTGGtctgtgctgagagctgggcGGTTGGATGTGGAGTGTTTTGAGTATTTTCTGATCCAGGAATCAAGTCTCAGAAGCCCTTGGGTCACCTGGGCTTTGTGAGCAGCCACAGTCtgagatcctttccaaccctcAACCCAGCCCACACACCACCTCAGCTGCTAAAACACATTGTGAAAATCCAGCTCTGTGGGAATGGAACTTTTTCTGCCGCAATAGACCCTACACAACTTTTTCTGGGCCCTGGTTCTGGGGATGCTGGAACTTACATTTCCTCTTAGTTTATCTGTAGTGAGTTCTGGCTCTCTGCTGAAGGCTCCAACCTGTCTGATGTTAGCAGTAAGCCTTGAAGTTATGCTCCGAGTAGGGGCTTGGAGCTCCAGAGGCTCCTTTCTTACTCTGAGTTGAagatttcctcctcctccagttAGGAAAGAGTCAACAGAAGGAGCTTGTGCCGTTGAGGCTGTGTTCAAATCTGGAGCTGTGTTGTGAGAGGAGGactgggccaggctggaggacGGCAGTGAGAGCCAGCCAAGCTGGGGAACAGTGCAGGAGACCAACACTTTCACCACAGCTCCCTTCTCctgtgctctttctttttttctagtaaCTTGAGAGTCATTAGAAAATAGGTCAtctggggagagggaggtgcTTCAAACAACATGTAGCATAAAGCATCACTCTTTTATTAGCAGCAGGACAACACTGCTCCTTAACACAGGCCAAATCTTCGGGGTTCTGTGGCAAAAGGTCTCATCTTAGCATTTGCTCCCTCAGGCTTAATGAATAGAAACCTGGTGTGCTTCCAAACACGGTCACACCCAGGCACATGCTGGCTCCCTGCAGATGATGTTCATCACTTGGTAATGATGAGCACATATTTACAGATGCTTTAGTAAAAAAATAACTCACTGCAGAACCCTTCCTTTAAAATTAgtagggttttcttttttaattcccaGCTTGGTTGGCCAAGAGGAATGGTGTTCCATGGGCAGTGTTGGACATGCTAGCCAGGGTTATGGCTTCTCCTTTAAATCGCAGCTCCAAAACTGCATTCACTTTCCAATGGCTTGGGAATACTCTGGATAAATGTGTTACATAACTTAGGTAGTGGGTATCTTCAGGTTGTCCAGGCTCCCTTAATGTCCTCCCACAAGCACAGCTCATTAGCTGGAAATAGTGAGAAATACTCTCTGTTTTGTCTCCTAGTTTACACCTACTTTTATAAAGGGAAGGAGTACTGGAAGTTCGATAACCAGAGGCTGAGTGTGGAGCCAGGCTACCCCAGGTCGATCCTCAAGGACTGGATGGGTTGTAACCAGAAGGATGTTGAGCGGAGCAAGGACCGGCGCCTCCCGCACGACGATGTGGACATCATGGTGACAATAAATGACATGCCCAGCACTGTCAATGCCATCGCAGTGGTCATCCCCTGCATCCTGTCTCTGTGTATCCTTGTCCTGGTATACACAATCTTCCAGTTTAAAAACAAGGAGGTGCAGCAAAATGTTGTGTACTACAAAAGACCTGTCCAGGAATGGGTATGACACAACCTGCTGCACATTTCAGCTCATTGGGCTGATGAGGACTATGGACACAcacaaaagagaggaaaaaaatgcattgaaaagCCTACCAAACAAAACTACTTCAGTGACCTACAAGTTTTGGACACCCTGGGATGGaaataagcagaaaaactggaaaaaatacaggCAGGCAGCCTTGCAGTGTGGAACCTCTTTCCTTTGTACTGCTTTGGTCACCTGCCAGTCGTGGTGCCATCCACAGACTCgctctgccagcaccagagTCTTTGAGGCAGGTTTCAACTGATCTGGGAAACTTCCCTACACCAGTGCTCCCTGTTAAACCCAGCATTCTCCAGTGTAGCTAAACCAcctctattatttttttaatagctgtcTCATAAATGAATTAAGATCATGAAATCTATGAACAAGAACAGTTTCAGTGTCATAAGCAGAAGACATTCTGATGCTGAATCATTCTAAAAAATCttagtttattaaaaaatccaGGGATCTACCTGGATACAATTTTCCAATACCTGCTGGTCAGATGTTTTGTACATTCATAACTAATCAAGGCTGCCACTCAGCAGAGTGCACGAGGAACCACCGAGCACTCAAAGAGGTACCGGAGTGCAGAGCAGAAGCTCAAGAAGCACCAAACCAGACACTTGGCAACATCAAGCCCTAGACTGGGACAATCTGAAGACAAAGTAATTtggtctaaaaaaaaaaaaaacaaacaacaaacaatcatggtttttgttttgggagCCACTCATGAAAGAAATACTTAAATGTCATGTAAGTTGGTTTAAGCTCCTGCCAACAAGAACCCTGGAAGCAATGGTTACTGAAATACCAGGAATGTGTATAGACAGACTGCACTTTGCCCGTAGAGATGCTGGGAAAAGATGAGTTGTTGTTCCGTGGCATGTGTAACTAGATTGTGGAATTTCTATGTTGGGTTTCAGGAGAATGGAAATGTTTGTTTGAAGTTGTCATTATATTTTGCTGAAATAGTCAAGGTACAGTAAGAATTAGGCCTGTTTATAAAACTAAATCCAACCCCTGTAGATGTTACAAATATTGTATGCCTTcaaaatttggggtttgttctgcttACTTCTTCACAGGCAAATATTTGGCAAGGACCATAGGAAACATGCCACTCAGTAGAATGAGTTTGCTACATATGACAGAGCCATAAAAATCAGgtaaaggcaagaaaaataccTTAACTTTCAGCTAGTGACTTTCCACAGGTCTCTTCCTACAACAGTAGCTTCTGCTTGTCCCTCTTACAGTTGTAAGTGGTTCAAGACGTGGTGCCCTAACCACAGACTTTTGATTTTCATGTTGATGCTGATATTCTTACCGTGTTCAATAAGAGGGGAAGAGTCTTTTGCAGTGCAGTGTAACAGTGAAGTCCAGCACTGTAGAGAAGTGCCATCCATGTCAGCACAGGAATTGCTTTGCCCGCTCACCATGGGGAACAGGTGATTAACCTAAACACTCTGCCTATAACTGAATTTTATTGAGTGCAATGGAAGTACAATGCACAGAATATCCACTTAGTATAGAAAAAGTACAGCTTTGTAAtgtcagctctgaaaaaaatccccaaggaCAACAAATACGTTAAAAGTATTCCTAATTACGATAAGGAACAAAGCCGCAGAGAGATCATTAGCATTCCGGATTGCTAATTAGTGCTCAAATATTGCTCTGGTGAAGCAGGATAGACACAGATTCATCTGGTGAAGCCCACTAGGACTGCATTAATGCGTGATCTCAAACTGTATTTTGTCCTCCGTAACTGATTTCCATAGCCAAGCTGTTTATTGTGTTTAAACATAAACTATTACCAACATGTTTCAAAGTAAGCGAGAAGCTCGTAGATGCGAAACTTTGAACTGTAGTGACAAAAGGTGCTAACGTCTCATGATGAGTGAAGGAGTGCGAAGGACCAGACGGAATCAGCTCCTGATCAGACACCCCCACGCTCCTCTGCGTTGCTCTGAGTACCAGAGGTGTGGTGGGCACACCACGGACGACACAGCCACGTGGCACCTTGGGCTCGTCCGTACGCTGCCATCTCGCCAGGACTGCGACAGCCCAAGCCTTTGAGCAACTTCCAACAgccatcattaaaaaaaaaaaataaaaaaagaatttacaaCAGACAGCAATGtctgggtttgtttgtgttttctccccaccctgccccaaaGGCAGGTTTTTggcctgcccagctgctgctccacagagcCATAGAAATACCCCGGGGCCTTTTCTACCTGCCCTTTACCTGGCTCCTGGGGCAGGTGTTTAGTATGGGAGTTTTCCAGGGGTGAGGTATTCCAGGAGGTGTTCAGGGGGTGAGAACAGCCCTTTGCAGCCACAGGGGGCTGTAGGGAGGGAAGCAGCTTTCCTCCAGCACAATCCAGTTCATTACCACCTCTGTTTTGCTAAGATCAGCTCATGGGCAGTCCTGAGATAACTTGGATCTGGGcacaaacatgatttttttgtgtaagGGACAGCTCACACCTCTGAGCTCTTTGCTGGGATCCCGTGCTGTGCTACAGAAGCACTGGACTTGCTGCCCATCAGCTTGGCCAAAGCtctctgtgggcagcagctgtgttCCAGTTTGTGTCCAGAAATGCAGGACATGTTcccacaggagagcagggatcAGCAGTGCTAATTAAGATGCAAAAGGCTGTTGTGTGTTCCTGtgatcctgctctgcagcataGGGGTTTGGACAGCCCAGGGACCTTGGAACACCCTGGACAAGCTGCCAGCCACTGGCTGCACTCAATATCCTACTTGgtttaataatttcattacCATTCAGACTCACTGTCACAGGAAATTTAGACATTTGCTGGGATACTTGATCACTACGTTTACAAAAGCTGGTCCTCCACTAAGATAGATTAATTTTTCCTAACTTATAACAAGTCATTAAACCTCAAGATCTCCTATTTCATACTGTGAGGACTCGGAGATTTAGAAACTCTGTAAAGGAGCCTGACAAGATATTGGCCAGTGAAGCACACAAAGCTATACACCCCAAGACCTTCTCCCTGAATGCAGTTATGAGACTTTCATTTCTCCCTCCCGTCACATTCATCCCAGAGCTAGATTCCAGCCCTTCCCATAGTATCACCTATTTGTCCAGCACTTCTTTAGTTCCTTTGATCATTCCTGCAACCTAGCACCTGAGGTCACACGTTGCCTTCCACTGCCTGATGTTAAAGGTGCCAGGTGGCTTTAGCCATGCTATGTAACCCACACCTTTGTAGCTCAGCAGTTTCATTGTTAAGAATCCCAAGAACCCATGGGaacccagctctggggacatACAATTTGATTTTATTGACTATTCCTTAACCCCTTTtggcatcatcatcatcacatGTGCTGCTTTGGAGACGAAGGCACATGAAAAGGGTCAGTCACGGGCTGCACTGTGCTTGTGCCCCAGGCTGTCATGCAAGGGCCTGTCACCTGGAATCCTGCCATTCTGGAACCCTTCACCTGGCCTCTCATTTCACCCTTGCTgtggcacagtgctgtgctcagccttcTCCTCACCACCCtgttcctcccagctctggcactgcgGGGCAGGAGCACTGGGCAAGCAATGGGCAGCAGCATGAGAACTTCACCCCTTCTT of Ficedula albicollis isolate OC2 chromosome 20, FicAlb1.5, whole genome shotgun sequence contains these proteins:
- the MMP24 gene encoding matrix metalloproteinase-24; the encoded protein is MSPFQSGKAVQSAVATMQQFYGIPVTGVLDQTTIEWMKKPRCGVPDHPHLRRSRRKKRYALTGQKWRQKHITYSVHNYTPKVGEIDTRRAIRQAFDVWQRVTPLTFEEVPYHEIKNDRKEADIMIFFASGFHGDSSPFDGEGGFLAHAYFPGPGIGGDTHFDSDEPWTLGNSNHDGNDLFLVAVHELGHALGLEHSNDPSAIMAPFYQYMETHNFKLPQDDLQGIQKIYGPPIEPLEPTRPLPTLPVRRIHSTSERKHERQPRPPSPPLGDRPALPGSKPNICDGNFNTVALFRGEMFVFKDRWFWRLRNNRVQEGYPMQIEQFWKGLPAKIDAAYERSDGKFVFFKGDKYWVFKEVTAEPGYPHSLVELGSCLPREGIDTALRWEPVGKTYFFKGDRYWRYNEDKRATDPGYPKPITVWRGVPQAPQGAFISKEGFYTYFYKGKEYWKFDNQRLSVEPGYPRSILKDWMGCNQKDVERSKDRRLPHDDVDIMVTINDMPSTVNAIAVVIPCILSLCILVLVYTIFQFKNKEVQQNVVYYKRPVQEWV